The Parabacteroides sp. AD58 genome includes a window with the following:
- a CDS encoding TolC family protein, which translates to MKRMMILSLFTSVCLSVYGQEITQQRVTLQEAEQCFMTNNLQLLAAHYEISKADAAIIQARLFENPVISFEQNVYNRLNGRYFDFGKDGQTAVELEQLIYIAGQYNNRIKLEKANKEIAQYQFEEVVRTLRSELKKDFIRLFYAIQSQQIYETEISSLAKVIETVGQQHEQGNISLLERTRLEALLLSLQKDKNELSSQIIDLQAAVKLLMGMPADQPLVPFLNESFLPSVDLKHIPFSDLLEFMQVRPDVKLAEAQIQTSVANQKLQKSLAFPEVSIKGTYDKAGNFINNYWAIGVNVSIPIFNRNQGNIKAARFAVKQSHKQEEQARREAENELFSTYSRLDKALELYKKTNCELTDRLSEIIRGVNQNFLKRNISLLEFIDYYNSYKEIYLQMNQIKQDLFLAVEDINIVTDHNVFVY; encoded by the coding sequence ATGAAAAGGATGATGATTTTATCGCTGTTTACGTCAGTCTGCCTATCTGTTTACGGACAAGAGATTACGCAACAGCGGGTGACACTTCAAGAGGCTGAACAGTGTTTTATGACAAACAATCTGCAATTACTGGCTGCACACTATGAAATCAGTAAAGCAGACGCGGCTATTATCCAGGCCAGACTGTTTGAGAATCCTGTAATTTCGTTTGAGCAGAATGTTTATAACCGGCTAAACGGGCGTTATTTTGACTTTGGAAAAGACGGACAAACGGCAGTAGAACTGGAACAACTGATTTATATTGCCGGACAATACAACAATCGCATAAAACTGGAAAAAGCCAATAAAGAGATAGCTCAATATCAGTTTGAGGAAGTGGTTAGAACTTTGCGTAGCGAGCTCAAGAAAGACTTTATCCGTCTTTTCTATGCAATCCAGTCGCAACAGATCTATGAAACTGAAATCAGCTCGTTGGCAAAGGTTATTGAAACAGTCGGCCAGCAACACGAACAAGGGAATATTTCCTTACTTGAGCGAACTCGACTGGAAGCGTTATTACTCTCACTCCAGAAGGATAAGAATGAACTTAGCAGTCAGATTATTGATCTGCAGGCAGCCGTTAAGCTCCTGATGGGAATGCCAGCCGACCAACCCCTCGTTCCTTTCCTGAATGAATCCTTCTTACCATCTGTTGATCTGAAACATATTCCTTTCTCTGATTTACTGGAATTCATGCAAGTCAGGCCTGACGTCAAGCTGGCTGAAGCCCAGATACAAACATCTGTAGCAAACCAGAAACTTCAGAAATCATTAGCGTTCCCCGAAGTAAGTATAAAAGGGACGTACGACAAAGCAGGAAACTTTATCAATAACTATTGGGCAATCGGCGTGAATGTATCCATTCCCATTTTCAATCGAAATCAAGGAAATATAAAAGCTGCACGATTTGCCGTAAAACAGTCTCATAAACAAGAAGAACAGGCCAGAAGAGAAGCCGAAAATGAATTATTTTCAACTTACTCTCGCTTAGACAAAGCCCTTGAACTGTACAAAAAGACGAATTGTGAACTAACCGACAGACTGTCTGAGATAATTCGTGGAGTCAATCAGAATTTTCTGAAAAGGAATATCAGTCTGTTGGAATTCATTGATTATTATAACAGCTACAAAGAAATCTACTTGCAGATGAATCAGATCAAGCAAGATCTGTTTTTGGCAGTAGAAGATATTAATATCGTGACAGATCACAATGTATTCGTTTATTGA